CGCAGCCAAGGAGACTGACTGGTGGCAAACCGCGCACCCCGAAGCCTTCGGAGGATTCTGGGGCGGGGAGGTTGCCGTGGCCAAGCTGATGGGCAACATGAACCCCAAGACCTTCACCGTCTATCTGCCCGAGGATAGAGGAGGCTCCATGACCAATACCTGGCTTGATCCTCAGCGTCCTTTGGACCCGAGACTGGACCGCCTCCTCAGGCTAGCCTGAGGTAACTTCCCATCCAGATTGGGGCACAATCGGAAGGAACCGATGAGGCAGTATGGCGCACGAGTCCCTCTCCATCCCCCTCCTGGTCGCCGGATGCGGCCTCCTCTTCTTCATTGGGCATGGCTTTGAGCAGGTCTTCAGGCGCTACCGGGTGCCCGACGTACTCCTCCTGATCCTCCTGGGTCTCCTGATCGGGCCTGGCATAGGATGGATCACCCCTACCGGCAACAGCTCCATCGAACACCTCTTCGGACACATCGCCCTGATTGTCATTCTCTTCCACGGCGGCCTGGACTTGAGTCTCAGGGACCTCCGGGCCCATGCCTTCTCGGCTGGCCGAATCGCCATGGGGCTCCTGGTGGCCACTACGGTCCTCGTAGCCCTGCTGGCCCACTTCGCCTTCGGGCGCCCCTGGTCCGCCTCCTGGCTCATCGGCCTGGTGCTGGCCCCCCTGGCTGCCACCGTCGCCCTGCCGCTCTTGGAGCACCTGCCCTTCTCGCCGCAGATGCGCAGCATCATCACCATCGAGTCGGCCCTGGGCGACGTGGCCGCCATCGTGGCCGTCCTGAGCCTCTCCCAGGCCCTGGTTTCCAGGGAGGCGGACATCGGGCTCTCCATCGGCCGCTTCGTGGCCGCCCTCGGTGGGGCCGCCATCATCGGATCCGTGGCCGCCCTGTTAGGCTCCATGGTCCTCTCAAGGCTCCAGGCCCTCGCCAAGATGGGCTTCGCTTCGGAGGCCATGCTCCTGGTGGTGGCGGGGCTCACGGAGTGGATGGGCTTCAGCGGCGCCATCGCCGCCTTGGCCTATGGCATCGTCTTCCGCAACCTCGACGAGATCGCCCCCAAGCTCCTGCCCGCCCAGTTCAAGGGCCTTGAGGGGCTCACCCCCAACGAGTCCGCCCTGCTCCACGAAGCCGTCTTCATCCTCAAAGTGACCTTCTTCTGCTACCTGGGCACCCTCCTGGGCATCCATGACCTGAGGATCCTGGGGGCCGGGCTGGCTGCTGCCCTGCTGGTCATGCTCCTGCGGGTCGCCTGGTTCCGCTATGCCGTCGGGGGCGGGGCCGAGGTCCGGGAGCGGCTGATGGGAGGCGTCCTCTGCGGACGGGGCCTCAGCAGCGCCGTCCTGGCTGCCATCCCCCTGGAGCTGGGCCTGCCCGAGGGGGCCTGGATCCGGGATGTGGCCTTCGTGGTGATCCTCATCTCCAATATCCTCACCGGTGCCGGGGTCATCCTCGTCGCCCGGAGGAGGCCCCTGCCGGTGGAAGGCAGCGGGGCCTGAGCTGGCCCGCCAGGCCACCCTCATCCCACCCAGACCCTCACCCCAGGAATCCGCCCGCATCCGGCCCATGGACTTCGCAACCTGCTAATCCCGGGTGAGACAGGATCCCGTGACCCTATTCATGTTCAGGGTCATGTGCGACCTGCCCGAGGGCACGGCCGCCTTCAGGAACCTCACAGGAGATGCCCGGGAGTGCTTCCTGATGACCCCCAAGGTGATCTCAGATCCGGGCTATGCCAATCCCTTCTACTGGTCACCCTTCATCGTGCTCTCACCGGGCTGGTAGCCGAGCACGGAGAGGACCAGCTGAGCCTGGTGCCCGAGGAGCTCCCGGAGCTCCTCGGGGGAGGTCAGGGTGGCCCGGAAGCCATGGATCACCGCACCCAGGAGGCGGGCCAGCTCCGCCGGGTCGGCCATGGGAAAGCGCGCCTTGCCCACAGCTTCCTCCAGCACCTTGGCGATCTCCGCCTCGAAGGCGCCAGAGCAGGCCCGGATCCGCTCCCGGGCGAAAGTCAGGCAGGCATCCATGTCTTCCTGGGCGTCGGGCATGGACCAGATCTTCTCGAAGGGACGGAAGACCCAGAGCTCCATGATGAGCATGAGCTTGTCCCGGGGGTTCCCGCAGGAGGGGATCCCCTCCCGGATCTCATCGAGGATCCGGTCATTGAAGAACTGGACGGCACCCTCGAAGACCTTCTCCTTGGAACAGTAGCGCAAATAGAGCGCGGGCCTGGAAATGCCCGCGGCCTGGGCCAGGTCCCCCATGGTCGTGCGACGGAAGCCGTAGCGTCCGAAGACCTCGACCGCCGCTTGGAGGATCTGGTTGTCTCGTTCATCTGCCATGAGATAAAGTTTGACAAATTTTGTCATTTTGTCAAACATGGTCGGTATGACGAATGCGGTCATGACACCAGAGCGCCACACCCAGGCCCGACCAGACCCGGGCCCGGGCTTTTGGCGTGTCCGGGGCGACCGCTGGCGCATACCCCGGCCCCAGGACCGGCGGAGGCGCTACGCTACGGCATCCGTATGGACCGCAATGACGGGAGGCGACCCCACGGTGGGAGCCGCACCCATGGGAACTGAAGCAGGGAGGAATGCATGATGTTCAACCGCAACGCGACCTGGCTGGGAACGACCGGCCTCCTGGGGGTCGGGATCCTGCTGACCGGATGCAAGACCACTCCGCCTCCCCGTCCCCCCATGGAGGTCTCCTTCCAGACCATCCAGCCCCAGGCCATCACGCTGACCACCGAGCTGCCGGGGCGCACCGCCCCCTTCCTGGTGGCCGAGATCCGGCCCCAGGTGAATGGCATCATCCTCAAGCGCGCCTTCCAGGAAGGCTCTGATGTGAAGGCGGGGAGCGTCCTTTACCAGATCGATCCCGCCCCCTACCAGGCAGCGGTCGCCCAGGCCCAGGCCACCTTGGCGCAGGCCGAAGCGACCCTGCCCTCCCTCACCGCCCGGGCCGAACGCTCGAAGAAGCTGGCTGGGGTCCACGCCGTGGGACAACAGGAGGCCGATGAGGCCGAAGCGGCCCGCCTTCAGGGCGCTGCCAATGTGGCCGCTGCCAAGGCGGCCCTGGAGAGTGCCCGGATCAACCTGGCCCACACCCCCATCACCGCCCCCATCTCCGGACGGGTCGGGATGTCCGCCGTGACCGTGGGCGCCCTGGTCACCGCCTACCAGGCCACCTCCCTGGCCACCGTCCAGCAGCTGGACCCCATCTATGTCGATGTCACCCAGTCCAGCACGGACCTCCTCAAGCTCCGCCGGAGCCTGGAGAGCGGTCGGATCAAGAACGGCAGCGGCGAGCGTAAGGTCAAGCTCATCCTGGAGGACGGCACCCCGTACCCCCTGGAGGGCAAGCTCCAGTTCAGGGATGTGACCGTGGATGCCTCCACCGGTGCGGTGACCCTCCGCATGGTCTTCCCCAACCCCAAGCATGTGCTCCTGCCGGGCATGTATGTCCGGACTGTGGTCGAGGAGGGCGTGAACGAGCAGGCCATCCTGGCCCTCCAGCAGGGGGTCACCCGGGACCTCAAGGGCAATCCTGTGGCCATGGTCCTGACCCCGGACAACAAGGTCGAGCAGCGCACCCTCACCGTGGACCGCACCATGGGCGACAAGTGGCTGGTGACCAGTGGGCTCCAGGCCGGAGACCGGCTCATCGTGGAAGGTTTGCAGAAGATCCGCCCCGGCATGCCCGTGAAGGCCACGCCCTTCCAGCCCCAGGCCGCCACCCCGGCTCCGGGCAAGTAGGGAGTCCCCATGTCGGCATTCTTCCTCAAACGACCGGTCTTCGCCTGGGTCATCGCCATCGCGATGATGATCCTGGGCTGCCTGTCCATCTATTTCCTGCCCGTCTCGCAGTATCCGCCCATCGCCCCGCCTTCCATCTCGGTATCGGCCACCTACCCCGGCGCCTCGGCCAAGACCGTCGAGGACAGCGTGGTCCAGATGATCGAGCAGAAGATGACGGGTCTGGACAACATGATCTACATGTATTCCACCAGCGATTCCGCGGGCAATGGCCAGGTGACCCTGACCTTCGCCCCCGGGACCGACCCTGACATGGCCTGGGCCAAGGTGCAGAACAAGCTGCAGCTCGCCCTGCCCTCCCTGCCCGATGTGGTCCAGCAGCGGGGCGTCACGGTGGCCAAGTCCACCCGCAACTACCTGATCATCGTCGGCATCACCACCGCCGACGGGAGCATGGACAACGCGACCCTCAACGACTACGCCACGACGAAGTTGCAATCCTCCATCGCCCGCGTCGAGGGCGTGGGCGAGGTGACCATCTTCGGCACCGGCCTCTCCATGCGGATCTGGTTCGATCCCGACAAGCTCACCCAGTACGGGATGACGCCTACCGATGTGGCCACCGCCGTGGGTGCCTACAACGTGGAAGTCTCCGCAGGTCAGCTGGGCGGCGCCCCCGCGGTGCCCGGGCAACGCATGAACGCCTCCATCCTGGTGCAGTCCATGCTCACCACCCCGGACGAGTTCGCCAATATCCCCGTGCGCACCAATGCGGATGGATCTGTGGTCCGGGTCCGGGACATCGGCCGCACCGAGCTGGCCTCTGAGTCCTCCGACATGCGCATGGCCTATAACGGCCGGGCCGCGGGCATGATCGCCATCAAGCTGGCCTCCGGGGCCAATGCCCTGCAGACCGCCGACCGGGTGAAGGCCAAGATGGCCGAGCTCTCGACCTACTTCCCCAAGGGGATGGAGGTGGTCTACCCCTATGACACCACCCCCTTCGTCCGGGTGGCGGTCCACGAGGTCATCAAGACCCTCATCGAAGCCATCATCCTGGTCTTCCTGGTGATGTACGTCTTCATGGGCAACCTCAGGGCGACCCTCATCCCCACCATCGCGGTGCCTGTGGTGCTCCTGGGCACCTTCGGGGTCCTGGCGCTCTTCGGCTACTCCATCAACATGCTGACCATGTTCGCCATGGTCCTGGCCATCGGCCTCCTGGTCGATGACGCCATTGTGGTGGTGGAGAACGTCGAGCGCATCATGAGCGAGGAGGGGCTCCCACCCTGGGAGGCCACAGCCAAGTCCATGAAGGAGATCAGCAGCGCCCTCATCGGCATCGGTCTGGTGCTGGCGGCGGTCTTCGGCCCCATGGCCTTCTTCCCCGGCTCCACCGGCGTCATCTACCGCCAGTTCTCGGTGACGGTGGTGGCCTCCATGCTCCTCTCGGTGGTGGTCGCCCTGATCCTCACCCCGGTGCTCTGCGCCAGCATCCTCAAGCCCGTTGAGAAGGGGCACGAGGCTGCCGAGACCGGGATCAAGCTCCTGAGGCCCTTCTTCCTCTGGTTCGACCGCCAGTTCTACCGGGTCCGGACCTTCTACCTGGGCTGGGTGACCCGGATCCTGGGCAAAAAGGCCCGCTACGGGGTGATCTTCATCCTGATCGTCGCGGCCATGGGCTTCTTCTACAAGCGCATGCCCACCGGCTACCTGCCCGATGAGGACCAGGGATCGATCATGGCCATCGTCCAGCTCCCCGTGGGTTCCACCCTGGAGCAGACCGAGGCGGTCCTCGCCCGGGTGCGCAAGCACTTCCTGGAGGACCAGAAGGATGCCGTGGCCTCCTGCATGACCGGTGCGGGCATGAGCTTCGCTGGCAGCGGCCAGAACCAGGCCATGGTCTTCGTCCACCTCAAGGACTGGGACCTGCGCCAGAAGCCCGGGCTCCGCGCCAAGGATGTGGCCGGCAAGGCCATGATGGCCCTGGGCGGCATGAAGGACGCCATCTTCATCTGCTTCCCCCCGCCCCCCGTCATCGAGCTGGGCACGGCCACCGGCTTCGACTACATGCTCCAGGACCGGGGTGACCTGGGACACCTGGGCCTCACCGCCGCCCAGGGACAGCTCCTGGGCATGGCTGCCCAGGACCCGCGCCTCACCAAGGTGCGCCCCAACGGCATGGCCGACGTGCCCCAGTACAAGGTGGACATCGACTGGGGCAAGGCCGGGGCTCTGGGCGTCTCCGTCAGCGACATCCAGAACTACGTCTCCGCCGCCTTCGGCAGCAGCTACATCAACAACTTCGTCCAGGGCGGCTATGTGAAGCGGGTCTATGCCCAGGCCGATGCCTCCTTCCGCATGAGCCCCGAGGACTTCAACCGCATCCGGGTGCGCAACAGCAAGGGCACCCTGGTGCCCCTCTCGGCCATCGCCACCGGCCACTGGATCTACGGCTCACCCCGCCTGGAACGCTACAACGGCTTCCCTGCCCTGAACATCCAGGGTGAGGCTGCTCCCGGGCGGAGCACCGGCGAGGCCATGCTGGCCATGGAGGAACTCGTCAAGCGCCTGCCTCCTGGCGTCTCCGGCGAGTGGACGGGCCTCTCCTACCAGCAGCGCATGTCCGAGTCCCAGACGGGTCTCCTCTACGGGTTCTCCATCGTGGTGATCTTCCTGGTGCTGGCAGCCCTCTACGAGAGCTGGACCGTGCCCATCACCGTGCTCCTCGCCCTGCCCCTGGGCGTCATCGGCGGCGTGCTGGCCACCTCCTTGCGGGGCCTCTCCAATGACGTCTACTTCCAGATCGGTCTGCTGACCGTGCTGGGTCTCACCACCAAGAACGCCATCCTGATCGTCCAGTTCGCCAAGAGCGGGGTGGAGCAGCAGGGTCTGGGACTGGTGGAGGCCACCCTGGAGGCGGCCAAGCTGCGACTCCGGCCCATCCTCATGACCTCCATCGCCTTCGGCTTCGGCGTGCTCCCCCTCGCCCTGGCCTCGGGAGCGGGCGCTGGAGCTCAGATGGCCATCGGCACCAGCGTGCTGGGCGGCATGATCACGGCCACCTTCCTGGCCATCCTGTTCATCCCGCTCTTCTATGTGGCGGTGGTGCAGTTCTTCAGTAGACGGAAGACCACCACTCCAGAGAAGGAGGCCTGAAGATGAAGACCCGCATCCTGCTGCCCCTCGTCAGCCTCCTCCTGGCTGCCGGCTGCAACCTGACGCCGAAACTGGACAGGCCCCAGGCCCCCATCCCCCAGAAGTGGGATGGGGCCTCCCAGACCGCCGCCCCGGCTGAAGCAGAGCTCCACTGGAAGAACTACTTCACCGACCCCGGCATGGCCAAGGTCATCGATCTGGCTCTGGCCCGGAACCTGGACCTGCGAGTCTCCGCCCTCACCGTGGAGCAGACCCAGGCCTCCTACCGCATCCAGCGGGGCAACATCCTGCCCACCGTAGGGCTCCAGGGCACCTCCACCAACTACCGGATCTCCGAGAATCAGTCCAGCAGCGGTGAGGCCAGCATCTACCGGCAGACCACCGCCTACGCGGCGGGCCTCTCCTGGGAGCTGGACTTCTTCGGGCGCCTTCGCAGCCTCAAGGACCAGGCCCTGAACCAGTTCCTGGCCAGTGAGCAGGCCCATGTCGCCGCCGAGCTCACCCTGGTGGGCACCGTGGCCCAGGCCTACCTCCAGTATGCCGCCGACGCCGAATGCCTTGCCCTGGCCCAGTCCACCCTCGAGGCCCAGCAGAGCACCTTCGGCATGGTCTCGAAGAGCCGCGAGGTGGGTGTGGCCTCAGAACTGGACCACAGCCAATCCAGGAGCCAGGTGGAGACAGCCCAGATCTCAGTGGCCACCTACCGCAGGCTGGTTGCCCTGGACCGCCACAACCTGGACCTCCTGGCGGGCGGACCGGTGCCTGAGGAGTTCCTCCCCAGGAACCTCACGGCCGTGGGCGAACTCAGGGATGTCCGGGCTGGCCTGCCTTCCGATGTCCTCCTCAACCGCCCCGACATCCTCAACGCCGAGTACCAGCTCAAGGCAGCCAATGCCAATATCGGAGTCGCCCGGGCAGCCTTCTTCCCCAGCATCAGCCTCACCGCAGGGCTGGGCTCCATGAGCCCTCAGGTCTCGGGCCTCTTCCAGTCCGGCACCCGGACCTGGCTCTTCACCCCCACGGTGCAGATCCCCCTCTTCTCCGGGGGATCCCTGTGGGCCAACCTGAAGGTCTCCAAGGTGGGCCGTGAGATCGCCGTGGCCCAGTATCAGAAGGCGATCCAGTCCGGCTTCCGCGAGGTCGCTGATGGCCTGGTGACCCGCGAGTCCCTGGTGGAGCAGCTGAAGACCCAGCGGGCCCTGGTGCAGTCACTGGACACGGCCTACCAGCTCTCCAAGGCCCGCTACGAGGCGGGCATCGACAGCTACCTGACCGTCCTCGTGGCCCAGCGCTCCCTCTTCAGCGCCCAGCAGGCCCTGGTGTCCACCCTCCTGGCCCAGCAGGCCAACCAAGTCACCCTCTACAAGGCCCTGGGAGGACAGATGTAGTCCAAAAAGATAGACTTGCATGCAGGAAATGACCCCGGACTGCCGGGGTCATTTTCTAGGCTGGTGCCCGCTGGTGATGGAGCCGGCATCAGGCGCCAGGGTGAAGGCATCCACCA
The sequence above is drawn from the uncultured Holophaga sp. genome and encodes:
- a CDS encoding efflux RND transporter permease subunit — encoded protein: MSAFFLKRPVFAWVIAIAMMILGCLSIYFLPVSQYPPIAPPSISVSATYPGASAKTVEDSVVQMIEQKMTGLDNMIYMYSTSDSAGNGQVTLTFAPGTDPDMAWAKVQNKLQLALPSLPDVVQQRGVTVAKSTRNYLIIVGITTADGSMDNATLNDYATTKLQSSIARVEGVGEVTIFGTGLSMRIWFDPDKLTQYGMTPTDVATAVGAYNVEVSAGQLGGAPAVPGQRMNASILVQSMLTTPDEFANIPVRTNADGSVVRVRDIGRTELASESSDMRMAYNGRAAGMIAIKLASGANALQTADRVKAKMAELSTYFPKGMEVVYPYDTTPFVRVAVHEVIKTLIEAIILVFLVMYVFMGNLRATLIPTIAVPVVLLGTFGVLALFGYSINMLTMFAMVLAIGLLVDDAIVVVENVERIMSEEGLPPWEATAKSMKEISSALIGIGLVLAAVFGPMAFFPGSTGVIYRQFSVTVVASMLLSVVVALILTPVLCASILKPVEKGHEAAETGIKLLRPFFLWFDRQFYRVRTFYLGWVTRILGKKARYGVIFILIVAAMGFFYKRMPTGYLPDEDQGSIMAIVQLPVGSTLEQTEAVLARVRKHFLEDQKDAVASCMTGAGMSFAGSGQNQAMVFVHLKDWDLRQKPGLRAKDVAGKAMMALGGMKDAIFICFPPPPVIELGTATGFDYMLQDRGDLGHLGLTAAQGQLLGMAAQDPRLTKVRPNGMADVPQYKVDIDWGKAGALGVSVSDIQNYVSAAFGSSYINNFVQGGYVKRVYAQADASFRMSPEDFNRIRVRNSKGTLVPLSAIATGHWIYGSPRLERYNGFPALNIQGEAAPGRSTGEAMLAMEELVKRLPPGVSGEWTGLSYQQRMSESQTGLLYGFSIVVIFLVLAALYESWTVPITVLLALPLGVIGGVLATSLRGLSNDVYFQIGLLTVLGLTTKNAILIVQFAKSGVEQQGLGLVEATLEAAKLRLRPILMTSIAFGFGVLPLALASGAGAGAQMAIGTSVLGGMITATFLAILFIPLFYVAVVQFFSRRKTTTPEKEA
- a CDS encoding TetR/AcrR family transcriptional regulator, with product MADERDNQILQAAVEVFGRYGFRRTTMGDLAQAAGISRPALYLRYCSKEKVFEGAVQFFNDRILDEIREGIPSCGNPRDKLMLIMELWVFRPFEKIWSMPDAQEDMDACLTFARERIRACSGAFEAEIAKVLEEAVGKARFPMADPAELARLLGAVIHGFRATLTSPEELRELLGHQAQLVLSVLGYQPGESTMKGDQ
- a CDS encoding efflux transporter outer membrane subunit — its product is MKTRILLPLVSLLLAAGCNLTPKLDRPQAPIPQKWDGASQTAAPAEAELHWKNYFTDPGMAKVIDLALARNLDLRVSALTVEQTQASYRIQRGNILPTVGLQGTSTNYRISENQSSSGEASIYRQTTAYAAGLSWELDFFGRLRSLKDQALNQFLASEQAHVAAELTLVGTVAQAYLQYAADAECLALAQSTLEAQQSTFGMVSKSREVGVASELDHSQSRSQVETAQISVATYRRLVALDRHNLDLLAGGPVPEEFLPRNLTAVGELRDVRAGLPSDVLLNRPDILNAEYQLKAANANIGVARAAFFPSISLTAGLGSMSPQVSGLFQSGTRTWLFTPTVQIPLFSGGSLWANLKVSKVGREIAVAQYQKAIQSGFREVADGLVTRESLVEQLKTQRALVQSLDTAYQLSKARYEAGIDSYLTVLVAQRSLFSAQQALVSTLLAQQANQVTLYKALGGQM
- a CDS encoding type IV toxin-antitoxin system AbiEi family antitoxin — its product is MRQAWTINHPIILRGRLRVRRFAAKETDWWQTAHPEAFGGFWGGEVAVAKLMGNMNPKTFTVYLPEDRGGSMTNTWLDPQRPLDPRLDRLLRLA
- a CDS encoding cation:proton antiporter, giving the protein MAHESLSIPLLVAGCGLLFFIGHGFEQVFRRYRVPDVLLLILLGLLIGPGIGWITPTGNSSIEHLFGHIALIVILFHGGLDLSLRDLRAHAFSAGRIAMGLLVATTVLVALLAHFAFGRPWSASWLIGLVLAPLAATVALPLLEHLPFSPQMRSIITIESALGDVAAIVAVLSLSQALVSREADIGLSIGRFVAALGGAAIIGSVAALLGSMVLSRLQALAKMGFASEAMLLVVAGLTEWMGFSGAIAALAYGIVFRNLDEIAPKLLPAQFKGLEGLTPNESALLHEAVFILKVTFFCYLGTLLGIHDLRILGAGLAAALLVMLLRVAWFRYAVGGGAEVRERLMGGVLCGRGLSSAVLAAIPLELGLPEGAWIRDVAFVVILISNILTGAGVILVARRRPLPVEGSGA
- a CDS encoding efflux RND transporter periplasmic adaptor subunit encodes the protein MMFNRNATWLGTTGLLGVGILLTGCKTTPPPRPPMEVSFQTIQPQAITLTTELPGRTAPFLVAEIRPQVNGIILKRAFQEGSDVKAGSVLYQIDPAPYQAAVAQAQATLAQAEATLPSLTARAERSKKLAGVHAVGQQEADEAEAARLQGAANVAAAKAALESARINLAHTPITAPISGRVGMSAVTVGALVTAYQATSLATVQQLDPIYVDVTQSSTDLLKLRRSLESGRIKNGSGERKVKLILEDGTPYPLEGKLQFRDVTVDASTGAVTLRMVFPNPKHVLLPGMYVRTVVEEGVNEQAILALQQGVTRDLKGNPVAMVLTPDNKVEQRTLTVDRTMGDKWLVTSGLQAGDRLIVEGLQKIRPGMPVKATPFQPQAATPAPGK